AATCCCCCGGAAAGACGAGAACCGAGCTACCATTATTATTATCCTCGCATTGTCAAATGGCTTGTTGCAGGTGAAAACCTCGAAAATATTGACGAAATTAAAAATGCAATTATGGAATATGGAGTTTTGGGAACTTGCATGTGCTACGACGGTGCATTTATGAATGGTGAATACGAGCATTACCAACCACCCAGCAATCCCACTCCGCCAAACCACGCCATCGCCATAGTTGGTTGGGATGACAGCCGCGTAACTCAAGCACCGGAACCAGGTGCGTGGATCGTAAAAAACAGTTGGGGCACTGGTTGGGGATATAACGGTTATTTCTGGATTTCATATTATGACAAACACAGCTGCCAAGACCCAACTATGGGAGCAATCTCTTTTCAGAATGTTGAACCCCAGCAAGCAGATTCGATCTATTATTACGATTACCACGGGTGGCGAGACACTTTTGCAGAATGCACCACAGCATTTAACAAATTCACCGTCGGAAGTGATGCTCTCATTGATGCGGTTTCCTTCTACGTGGCTGCAAACGAATTGGATTATGAAATAAAAATATACGGCGGTTTTGAAAACGGAAATCTGACAAATGAACTCAGTTCACAATCCGGTTCTGTAGTTAATATCGGATTTTATACAATCGCTCTCGAAACTCCGGTGGGAGTGGATGAAGACGATGATTTTTATGTTTATCTAAGCCTTTCAGCTGGTGGACAACCTTTTGACAGAACTTCCGATGTTCCGGTTCTGCTTGGGGCAAATTACCGCACAATCGTTACTTCCTCAGCAAATCCCGATGAAAGTTATTATCTTGATCAAGGAACTTGGTATGATTTTTACGACTATGAGTTCGATGACCCTCAATGGGATGAAACCGGTAATTTCTGCATAAAAGCACTCGTTGTCGAAAGAGGAATGGAGGTTACTCCCAAAAGTAATTTTGAATCCGAAGGTCCGGTTGGCGGTCCATTTGACCCCGACACAACCACTTATGTTATCAGAAACAAAGACGTAACTCCGCTTTCCTATACTGTGGATTATAATATCGCTGCCGAATGGCTTTCCGTATCCGGTGAAACTGCAGGAACTTTAGAACCAAACGAAACCGCAAGTATTTTTGTAGAAATAAACGAAAACGCATTCTATTTGGAACAAGGAGTATATCGCTCCACAATTTTCTTTAGTACACCGGATGATGATTTTGCGGAAAAAATCAGGACAGTAACTCTGATCATCGGCGAATCGGAAATCGTTTATGAATGGAATCTTGATATTGACCCGTTGTGGGATACCGAGGGTGATTGGGAATTTGGGCAACCTACCGGGCAAGGTGGATCGTATGGAAATCCAGACCCAATCAGCGGATATACAGGTCAAAATGTCTATGGCTACAATCTTAATGGAGATTATCCGAATAACTTGCCGGAAGAAAACCTGACCAGCGAGACGATTGACTGCTCCGGGCTTTTCAATGTTCATCTGAAATTCTGGCGATGGCTCAATGTGGAGCAACCAACTTATGACCATGCTTACGTGCGCGTTAGCAACAATGGGCAGGATTGGATAACGGTTTGGGAAAATGAAGAAGAAATTACGGATAATGCTTGGGTAGAGATGGATCTCGATATTTCCGATATTGCAGATAATCAATCCACTGTATTTATCCGCTGGATAATGGGCGAAACCGACAGTGGCTGGCAATTTAGCGGCTGGAATATTGATGATATTTCCATTTGCGGAATAAACGGAGTTATAAATCCGATAGAACTGATCGAATTCAATGCTTCTTCCGGAACTGCGGGAATTACTCTTTCTTGGACAACCGCCTATGAAGAAGATGTTTCCGGATTCAATCTCTATCGTTCTGAAACGGATGATTTTGCAAGTGCAGAACAGGTAAATTCCGCACTTATCCCGGGTGCCGGA
The Candidatus Cloacimonadota bacterium genome window above contains:
- a CDS encoding lectin like domain-containing protein encodes the protein MKKITILFTTLVLSFLSLLADPPATFDLRDVGGENYVTTVKSQQGGTCWTHGAMAAIEGNLMITGAWTAAGEVGEPNLAEYHLDWWNGFNQFFNEDINPPTGNGLVVHQGGDYLVTSAYLSRGEGAVRDIDGQSYNNPPERREPSYHYYYPRIVKWLVAGENLENIDEIKNAIMEYGVLGTCMCYDGAFMNGEYEHYQPPSNPTPPNHAIAIVGWDDSRVTQAPEPGAWIVKNSWGTGWGYNGYFWISYYDKHSCQDPTMGAISFQNVEPQQADSIYYYDYHGWRDTFAECTTAFNKFTVGSDALIDAVSFYVAANELDYEIKIYGGFENGNLTNELSSQSGSVVNIGFYTIALETPVGVDEDDDFYVYLSLSAGGQPFDRTSDVPVLLGANYRTIVTSSANPDESYYLDQGTWYDFYDYEFDDPQWDETGNFCIKALVVERGMEVTPKSNFESEGPVGGPFDPDTTTYVIRNKDVTPLSYTVDYNIAAEWLSVSGETAGTLEPNETASIFVEINENAFYLEQGVYRSTIFFSTPDDDFAEKIRTVTLIIGESEIVYEWNLDIDPLWDTEGDWEFGQPTGQGGSYGNPDPISGYTGQNVYGYNLNGDYPNNLPEENLTSETIDCSGLFNVHLKFWRWLNVEQPTYDHAYVRVSNNGQDWITVWENEEEITDNAWVEMDLDISDIADNQSTVFIRWIMGETDSGWQFSGWNIDDISICGINGVINPIELIEFNASSGTAGITLSWTTAYEEDVSGFNLYRSETDDFASAEQVNSALIPGAGTSNEPTEYSFNDTDANIGVTYYYWLEVVTFDGNTSVYGSFLYDPNSSGNEPELNKFALEQNFPNP